A window of the Ostrea edulis chromosome 1, xbOstEdul1.1, whole genome shotgun sequence genome harbors these coding sequences:
- the LOC125666335 gene encoding uncharacterized protein LOC125666335, translating into MAQLFHREDSHFLVFFDADKTVQLLPKQKITFLDEDNVTVFFPTSNLREDGTEEIEDIAYTGRVFFSGSASKCRGMKSKIDEGDGGERDTDFFTSLQNQAKEVKSCGKRGASIKLKRALEEETREMAAKKGQKQKSKSDSTTTSAAEKKTTKRKTKTDTPLSELEAKKSKSQITKDLKLKEMMAFAGVSSAESPKVSDSNISMESQSRQNKPQCSCSPRKEALADSTSATGVASGFQGRQTETLQHINATVPSETSTKKIVEPEQTTSATSMLVSSSLNLLNSNDLEPTDLEYNNTGEVDFSDAYYVPEYGYNSDMGQSETCGQSSPIQNVIGYYQQLDPSQQGTILGFLNMLSSELHGITYGQSPSSSTNPPNSSNMTGNDFSVEQHRALSADASTTDENERKVPLIMDKDDIFKDVLVNPSKLRNAESSALMAKHPAAFLLNKVLDLVFRVDELKTSKGVKGLNTHKMEAISEYLFAWCTKMDIENVSSKTQTTIVQNKIGNLRFKGVKKTKLAKKMNK; encoded by the exons ATGGCTCAATTATTCCACAGGGAAGATTCACATTTTTTAGTGTTTTTTGATGCTGACAAAACTGTGCAATTATTGCCAAAGCAGAAGATTACCTTCTTGGATGAAGATAATGTGACAGTTTTCTTTCCTACATCAAATCTTCGAGAGGATGGTACAGAAGAAATTGAAGATATAGCATACACTGGAAGAGTATTCTTTTCAGGAA GTGCTTCAAAATGCAGAGGAATGAAATCGAAAATTGATGAGGGGGATGGCGGTGAAAGAGATACAGATTTCTTTACTTCTTTACAAAACCAGGCAAAGGAAGTTAAAAGCTGTGGGAAAAGGGGTGCAAGCATAAAACTGAAAAGAGCACTGGAGGAGGAAACGAGGGAAATGGCAGCAAAAAAAGGGCAAAAGCAAAAATCAAAAAGTGACTCTACCACTACATCGGCagcagaaaaaaaaacaaccaaaagaaaaacaaaaactgaCACACCCCTCAGTGAACTAGAAGCAAAGAAATCCAAATCACAAATAACAAAGGacttgaaattaaaagaaatgatGGCATTTGCAGGAGTAAGTTCTGCAGAAAGTCCAAAAGTTTCAGATTCCAACATCTCTATGGAATCTCAAAGCAGACAAAACAAGCCTCAGTGTAGCTGCAGCCCTAGAAAAGAGGCATTGGCAGACAGCACATCTGCAACAGGTGTTGCAAGTGGGTTTCAAGGAAGGCAAACAGAAACTTTACAACATATAAATGCTACTGTCCCGTCCGAAACCAGCACTAAGAAAATTGTTGAGCCAGAGCAAACAACATCAGCTACTTCCATGCTTGTTTCTTCTAGCTTAAACTTATTGAATTCTAATGATCTGGAGCCTACAGATCTGGAGTATAACAACACTGGGGAG GTTGATTTCTCCGATGCCTATTATGTGCCAGAATATGGTTATAATTCAGACATGGGTCAATCTGAGACTTGCGGACAATCATCCCCCATTCAAAATGTTATTG GTTACTATCAGCAGCTGGACCCTTCACAACAGGGAACAATTCTTGGATTCCTGAATATGCTGTCCTCTGAGTTGCATGGTATAACATATGGGCAGTCACCAAGCAGTTCCACCAACCCACCAAACAGTTCAAACATGACTGGGAATGATTTTTCAGTAGAACAACACAGAGCTCTGTCTGCTGATGCATCAACAACAGATGAAAATGAG cGAAAGGTGCCATTGATAATGGATAAGGATGACATTTTCAAGGATGTCCTTGTTAACCCATCTAAACTAAGAAATGCAGAATCAAGTGCGCTGATGGCAAAACATCCCGCAGCATTTCTGTTGAATAAAGTTTTGGATTTGGTATTCCGTGTAGACGAGTTGAAAACCTCCAAAGGTGTAAAAGGCCTGAACACACACAAAATGGAAGCCATAAGTG aGTACCTGTTCGCATGGTGTACCAAAATGGATATCGAAAATGTTTCATCCAAGACACAGACAACTATAGTTCAGAACAAGATCGGAAATTTGAGATTTAAAGGagtgaaaaaaacaaaacttgcaAAGAAAATGAACAAGTAA
- the LOC130051599 gene encoding uncharacterized protein LOC130051599 yields the protein METPPKKRYRKRKDKVNSTPSGQLEVVESSLACSADAQLAEHAEVLETVNNSQHEIKMNKTESESQASGAFVTDENSEHRNNNSDELYDSLNCTSSVTECVNVTISQNVEDEQHQRVEQHGQDEPAMECAESNNAFDEQFDEILFAFHEEAKLRDSDLLANEDDFTSTYTEYDGIEIEHIGQIISDEILQTCSKEEEEIKIKDQSEIPLFENSRHSVGVVVLLICCFVIRFRLPDEAVSYLLKFMACILPHCNRLMGSLYHFRNFIKRFSCGALPNIIFHCNYCYTVVEKHSKQCPSCKKSLTQTGAMAYFLQIKLVSQLTSLWKTPDFCNSVRKHRFQHYEHNFKSKLSDIYDGNLYKKFFENNGILSNKNNLSFSLNTDGAPLFKSSNVSIWPVYMLVNELPLSQRKRRQNALLYGVWISNKKPQM from the exons ATGGAGACCCCACCGAAAAAGAGATACCGCAAAAGAAAAGATAAG gTGAATTCAACACCAAGTGGACAACTTGAAGTAGTTGAAAGCAGCTTAGCCTGCAGTGCAGATGCACAACTTGCAGAACATGCAGAAGTACTTGAAACAGTAAACAATTCACAACATGAAATCAAAATGAACAAAACAGAATCTGAATCCCAAGCAAGTGGTGCATTTGTTACAGATGAAAATTCTGAGCACAGAAACAACAACTCAGATGAATTGTATGACAGTTTGAATTGCACTTCATCTGTGACAGAATGTGTCAATGTCACCATTTCACAAAATGTTGAAGATGAACAGCATCAACGTGTTGAACAGCATGGTCAAGATGAACCAGCAATGGAATGTGCTGAGTCAAATAATGCTTTTGATGAACAGTTTGATGAGATTTTATTTGCCTTTCATGAAGAAGCAAAATTGAGGGACAGTGATTTGTTGGCAAATGAGGATGACTTTACTTCTACATACACTGAATATGACGGAATAGAGATAGAACATATAGGACAAATTATTTCAGATGAAATTTTGCAAACTTGTTCCAAAGAAGAAGAGGAGATAAAGATCAAAGATCAAAGTGAgatccctttatttgaaaattctcGTCATTCCGTTGGTGTAGTTGTGTTACTCATATGCTGTTTTGTTATAAGATTCCGTCTACCAGATGAAGCAGTATCATACTTGCTAAAGTTTATGGCTTGTATTTTACCACACTGCAATCGACTGATGGGTAGTTTGTACCACTTtagaaattttatcaaaagattctcttGTGGTGCCTTACCAAACATAATATTTCACTGTAATTATTGTTACACAGTGGTAGAAAAACACAGTAAACAATGTCCATCTTGCAAAAAATCTTTGACTCAAACTGGAGCAATGGCTTATTTCTTACAAATCAAATTAGTGTCTCAATTAACTTCTCTTTGGAAAACCCCTGATTTTTGCAATTCTGTTAGAAAGCATAGATTTCAACACTACGAACACAATTTTAAGAGTAAATTAAGTGACATATATGATGGAAATTTGTacaaaaaattctttgaaaataatgGAATTCTTAGCAACAAAAAcaatttatcattttcattaaacaccGACGGTGCACCTCTTTTCAAGTCATCAAATGTAAGTATTTGGCCTGTGTATATGCTAGTCAATGAACTCCCACTTTCTCAGCGAAAACGACGACAGAATGCATTGCTTTATGGTGTTTGGatttcaaacaaaaaaccaCAGATGTAG